From Sphingobacterium bambusae:
CATAAATAGCAAAAAGACCTCTAGCGAGGTCTTTTTTTATATCGTAGTACTTATAAAATAGTATGTATACGCTGTGTACAGTCAACAAAGATGTTAATTCTTAAATATTGAGTCTATTCCAGAGAGTGTAACACATAACGCTCCGCTAAATCACCGGTAATCTCATTTCCAGACAAGTCCAACTGTCGTAACTGGTTGGGCTCCACTTTGTATTTAAAGTCAAGTCCTTCTAAGTTGAGCTCTCCTTCTTGCAGTTCCCATTTTCCAGATTTTGAAAACGCTTCGGTGCTCTTACCGACATAAACATATTCCAAGGTGTAAGCTTTATCGCTTCCAATGGTCAGCACGGTAGCAATGGCTTCACAATCTGTACAGGGCAGATCGCCGCGGTAGGTTCCAACGAGCCTCCCTTCTGTCACCTTTCCAAATTTATTATTGTCTATACTCGCATTGGTTCTAGTGTTTATGCAACTAACAACTGCAAAAACTACGATTAAAAGTCCAATTAAGTATACAACAAAACGCATCACATAAGATTTTGGATATCAATAACAAAAAAGATACCACAAAATGTTAACTATGCAATTTCTTTATTCTTTAATCGTCCCAATCGTCTTCATCGATACCACGCGCCAAGTTGTATGCCGACACTAGTTCGCCATATGCATGGCGATTACGAACACGTTGGGCGACCTCCATCCCCTCTTGGTATATTTTCAATGCCTGTTCCTTTTCTTGCAGTGTCTCCAAATATTTCGCATAATGGTAATAGGTGCCTACATAATCTGGGTGGTTGGTTACTAAATCCAAAAATCCCGCTAAGGTTTTTTCCTTGTCCCCTTCCTTCTTGTACTCCATTGTTAATGCATATTTCAAAAACGGATCCTGCGGCGTTTCAGCGAGAAATATCTTAAGTTCTTCAATTCTATTTGGCATAGCCTTACGTTGATTATTAAAAATCAAAAGTACGAAATTATTAACAGCGTAAAACCATTCGTTACGTTCGTTTTTAAAATGAAATTACTATGCTAGCATACAAAAATGACAATCTATTGACCAAGACACAAGTGTATATATTATTGATAATTTATTAAAATAACACGCGAAAATCAAAAAACAAATAACAATATCACATTATTACAGCTAATAAAATACAAATAACATAAATAAAAAACATTATAAACATGTGCAAGGCATAGAGAAAAACTCTTGCTTTTCGAATTAAAAATTGATAGGTTTGTGTTGTTAGCTAGTAGTAAGGGGATTAGTTTTGGGTATATTACCAATGACAATTATTCCGTTTCTGCACCATTTAAACTTTAATAAACGATAATCTGATGAAAATACTTGTATGCCTGAGTAACGTACCGGATACGACATCCAAGATCACTTTTACGGACAACAACACTGCATTTAATAGCAATGGTGTCCAATACATCATCAATCCATATGACGAAATTGCCTTATCGAAGGCTGTTGAATTGGCCGAAGGCGAAAAAGGTACCGTAACGGTAATCCATGTTGGCGAAGCAGCGGCAGATGCAACGATTAGAAAGGCATTGGCTGTTGGCGCCGATGACGCAGTGCGTGTTAATGCTACAGCTCGCGACGCTTGGTTTGTAGCAAACCAAATAGCGAACTACGCAAAATCCAATGCCTTTGATCTTATCTTAACAGGGCGGGAATCCATCGATTATAACGGAGCTCAAGTTCAGGGGTTTCTGGGAGAATTGTTAAACATCCCATCTATTTCTATTGCGAAAAAACTGGAAATTAACGGAACTGAAGCATCCGTAGAGCGGGAAATTGAGGGCGGAAAAGAAGTGTTGAGCGTAACCTTACCTATTGTGGTGGGTACAGCAGAAGGTGTAGCCGAACCAAAGATTCCAAACATGCGTGGGATAATGACAGCGAGAACCAAACCACTTCAGGTGGTCGATGCCATTGACGTGCCGGTACTTTCAAAAATCAGCCATTACGACACGCGAGCTCCACGTGGACAGGTAAAACTTATCGACAAAGCCGACATCGCGCAGTTGGTACAGCTGCTACATAGCGAAGCTAAAGTCATTTAATTTTGATCACCTTTTAGAAGAATAATTATGTCAATCTTAGTATATATAGAAAACGTTGAAGGTGCACTGAAGAAATCTGCATTTGAATCGCTGTCATACGGTAAAGCCGTTGGTGATCTCACGGGCGAGAAAGTCACGGCCTTAAGTATAGGAAATGTTTCGCAGGAAGAACTTAACAAAGTCGGCCAATACGGTGTAGAGAAAGTTATTGAAGTCAATAGCAGCGATCTTGGACAGTTTGTTAATCAGGCGTACGCTTCGGTTATCGCCGAGGTGGCAAAAAGCATCGATGCACAAACGGTGATATTGTCCAACTCTTTTAGTGGAAAGGGTCTTGCTCCGCGCATAGCGGCAAAGCTTGGTGCAGCCTTGGCAGATGGCGCCATATCCCTGCCGACCATAAGCGGTAGCATCTGGCAGATTCAAAAAAGTGTATTCTCGAATAAGGCGATTGCAACGGAAGAGTTGCAGGAGCAAAAAAAGGTGATCGCATTAACACCTAATAGTTTGGAAGCAACGGAATCCGCTGTGCCTGTAGCTATTGAAAAATATGAGCCTCAGGTTGCCGCAGCCGATTTATCGACAGTGATCAAGGATATCGTCCGCGCGACGGATAAAGTGTCGCTACCAGAGGCAGACATCGTGGTTTCCGCCGGCCGCGGCTTAAAAGGACCCGAAAACTGGGCGATGGTGGAAGAGCTTGCTGATGTACTTGGTGCAGCCACAGCTTGTTCGAAACCCGTATCTGACGCGGGCTGGCGTCCGCATGCCGAACACGTTGGCCAAACAGGGTTGGCCGTGACGCCAAACCTCTACATCGCCATCGGTATATCCGGCGCTATACAGCATCTAGCGGGAGTTAGTGCCTCAAAAACCATCGTGGTGATCAACAAAGATCCGGAAGCGCCTTTCTTCAAAGTAGCCGATTATGGCATCGTTGGAGATGCTTTTGAGGTTGTGCCACAGCTGATTGAAGCCCTAAAAGCGTATAAAAATAACTAAACAACAATATCGAAACAAAGTAAGTGGCTAGACATCAAGAAATTGTGTCTGGCCATTTTTATTTTGGCTTGAATA
This genomic window contains:
- a CDS encoding copper resistance protein NlpE is translated as MTEGRLVGTYRGDLPCTDCEAIATVLTIGSDKAYTLEYVYVGKSTEAFSKSGKWELQEGELNLEGLDFKYKVEPNQLRQLDLSGNEITGDLAERYVLHSLE
- a CDS encoding electron transfer flavoprotein subunit alpha/FixB family protein, giving the protein MSILVYIENVEGALKKSAFESLSYGKAVGDLTGEKVTALSIGNVSQEELNKVGQYGVEKVIEVNSSDLGQFVNQAYASVIAEVAKSIDAQTVILSNSFSGKGLAPRIAAKLGAALADGAISLPTISGSIWQIQKSVFSNKAIATEELQEQKKVIALTPNSLEATESAVPVAIEKYEPQVAAADLSTVIKDIVRATDKVSLPEADIVVSAGRGLKGPENWAMVEELADVLGAATACSKPVSDAGWRPHAEHVGQTGLAVTPNLYIAIGISGAIQHLAGVSASKTIVVINKDPEAPFFKVADYGIVGDAFEVVPQLIEALKAYKNN
- a CDS encoding electron transfer flavoprotein subunit beta/FixA family protein — protein: MKILVCLSNVPDTTSKITFTDNNTAFNSNGVQYIINPYDEIALSKAVELAEGEKGTVTVIHVGEAAADATIRKALAVGADDAVRVNATARDAWFVANQIANYAKSNAFDLILTGRESIDYNGAQVQGFLGELLNIPSISIAKKLEINGTEASVEREIEGGKEVLSVTLPIVVGTAEGVAEPKIPNMRGIMTARTKPLQVVDAIDVPVLSKISHYDTRAPRGQVKLIDKADIAQLVQLLHSEAKVI
- a CDS encoding tetratricopeptide repeat protein, encoding MPNRIEELKIFLAETPQDPFLKYALTMEYKKEGDKEKTLAGFLDLVTNHPDYVGTYYHYAKYLETLQEKEQALKIYQEGMEVAQRVRNRHAYGELVSAYNLARGIDEDDWDD